Below is a genomic region from Catenuloplanes atrovinosus.
ACGGAGTACGCGGCGGAGATCCGGGTCAGCTTCGACCAGGGCGGCTACTGGTCGCTGGTCGGCACGGACAGCACGGACGCCACGCTCGCGGACGCGAGCTCGCCGATCGGCGGCGCGCCGCACCAGCGCAGCCTGAACCTGTCCGGCTTCGACGGCATCCTGCCGGACGACTGGGCCGGGACGGTGCGGCACGAGTTCCTGCACGCGCTCGCGTTCAAGCACACGCATCAGAACATGCGCGGCCCGTGCGCGGACGAGTTCCGGTGGGAGGACGACGAGGGCTACGTGCCGACCAAGGACCCGCGCGGCGTGTTCGTCGCGGACGAGGCGGGCCGGCGGCCGGGCGTGTACACGTACCTGGCCGGCCCGCCGAACCGGTGGACCCGGGCGAAGGTCGACTTCAACCTGCGCACCCGGGAGTCGGACGAGACGCTCGCCGGCCCGTTCGACGCCAAGTCGGTGATGCTGTACCAGTTCGAGCCGTTCTTCTACAAGACCGCGCCGTCGCCGTGCGCGCCGGCCGGCAACGGGATCGACCTGTCCGAGGGCGACGTCCGCGGGCTGCAGGTGCTCTATCCGCGCGCGGCCGAGCCGGACCTGATCAAGCAGGCGTCCACCGCGCTGGCCACGCTGAGCGGCGGCCTGGAGTCGGCCACCGCCAACCCGTACCGGCAGCGGCTGGTGGACGTGCTGTCCGGGCTGGTGGAGGGGCGGGTGCCATGACCGGCGACCCGGCGCGGTACCTGGATCTGATCTCCACCGGCGGCGGGCGCCAGTCACTGGCCGAGTCGGCCGCGACCTCCGCGGGCAACGCGGCACCGGGGGCCAGGACCGAGCTGGTCGAGCGCCTGGAGGCCGAGCTGGCCTACATCGAGACGAAGACCGGCGTCGCGCCCGACCCGGTGCTGCGCGACGCCCTGCTCGCCCGGGCGGACACCGCGCTGGACAAGCTGCTCGGCGACGGCACCGCCGCCGCGCTCACCGCGGAGGACGTCTCCGGCCTGGAGGCGGTGGTGGTCACGGACGGCACCCGCCCGGTGCTGTTCGTCGAGGACGACTTCGTCGACCTGCTCGCGCCCAGCATCGGCGACTACGCGGCGCCGCTGTCCCGGCTCGCCGAGGAGGTGCGGGGCGTCTGCCGGTCGGTGGGCCGGGTCGACGACCCGGCCGCGGCGCCGCTCGGCTACCAGGGCACCGCCTGGGTCGTGGCGGAAGGGCTGGTCGCCACGAACTTCCACGTGCTGCAGGGGATCGCGCCGCGCGGCGTGCGCCGGGACGGGCAGTTCACCGGCCGGCTCAACCCGGGCGTCGCGGTCCACTTCGGGCACGAGGTCGGGCGGCCGTGGCCGGACCGCCGGTTCCCGATCCGGCGCGTGGTCTCGGTCGGCCGCGAGGGCGCGCCGGAGCACGTCCACCCGGTGCTCGGCGGCCTCAACTTCGACGGCCTCGACCTCGCGATCCTGGAGCTGGAGCCGGTCCCCGGCCGCGCGTTCCCGCCGCCGGTCCCGGTCGCGCGCGGCGACGACCCGGTGACCCGCGGCGGGCTGGCCACCGCCGGGCGCGGCGTCTACGCGGTCGGCTACCCGGGCAACGAGCACTCCACCACGCGCGAGCTGTTCACCCGGATCTTCGCGGGCGTGAAGAGCTACAAGCGGCTCGCGCCCGGCCGGATCACCGCGGCCGCCGGCGAGCTGCCCGACGACCCGCGCGGCTGGATCCTCACGCACGACGTCTCCACGCTCGGCGGCAACTCCGGGTCCGCGGTGGTGGACCTGGACGCGGACGGCCGGTCCGTGCTCGGGCTGCACTTCGCCGGCCAGCCGGAGCGGCGGAACTGGGCACACGCGATGGAGCGCATCACCGCCGAGCTGACGGCCGTGCTGCCCGCCGCGGCGCGATGACGGACGCGGCCGGGCTCGCGGACACGGTGACCGCCGGGCAGACCGACTGGATCGTGGTCGAGCGCGTGTGGGAGCGGGTCAGCCGGGCGTACGGCGTGCGCCAGCCGCCACAGACCACGCCGGACCTGCGGGACCTGCTGGCCGACGCGTTCACGGTCTCGGCCAAGCACGGCTTCCTGGACGTGTTCGCGTTCGAGCTGATCAAGGAGGGGCTGGCCGGTCCGTCGCTGGTCACCCGGCTGCGCGCGATCGACGAGAACGCCGGCCGGTTCCAGCTCCAGGCGTTCCAGAACGGGAAACGGCACGCGGTCAACCCGATGATGTACGCGGAGGGCCTGCTGCGCGCCTGCGACTACGTCTGCCGGATAGACGTGGACGGCACCCAGGCCGGCACCGGCGTGCTGGTCCGGCCCACCGTGGTGGCCACCATGGCGCACGTGGTGTGGCCGCTGCTGGTGTCCACGGAGGACACGCTCGCCGCCGCGCCGGACAGCCTGCGCCGCCTGGAGATCACGTTCCGGGACTACGTGGACCGGGCCGCGACCCGGCTGGCCGGCGAGACCGCCACGCTGCACCCGGAGTGGCTGCTCTACGGCAGCCCGCCGACCGAGAGCGAGCGCCTGGCCAAGGACGTGCGTGACATCGCCGGCATCGCCGCGCCCGCCGGGCCGTGGGACCTCGCGCTGATCCGGCTCGCCGCACCGCCGAAGGGCGCCACCCAGGCCGAACTGATGGGCACCCCGCCGGCCGGCCCGTTCGAGGTCAGCCTGCTGCACCACCCGCACGGGCCGAACCCGCAGGGCGAGCCGCTGCTGCTCTCCGACGGCCACCTCGACGAGCAGCTCGGCGACCCACCGGTGCGCTACCTGCACGACGTGAACACGCTCGGCGGCTCCTCCGGCGCGCCCGTCTTCGACCAGCGGTGGCGGATCGTGGCTCTGCACCAGGGCGGCGTCACCGGCGTGCGCAACCGGGCCGTACCGGTCCGGGACTGGTCGCCGATCCTGGACCGGCCGCTCCCGGACGGCGTGCCCTACGTGCACGTGCTGCCGCGGCTGAACAACCACCCGGTGATCGGCCGCCGCCTCACCCAGCAGCGGATGTGGCGCGCGATCCGGCACGACGCGCCGCCGGTCGAGCGCCTCTTCGTCCTCCGCGGCGCGCCCGGCACCGGCAAGCGCTTCACCAAGCTGCTGGTCCGCGAGTTCGTGGAACGGCACAGCGACGGCGTGGTGGTCACGCTCGACCTGGCGAACGCGCTCGCCCAGGACGCGGACGGCTTCGCCCGCTGGATCACCGGCGCGCTCTCCGCGCCCGAGCCCGCGCTCGCCCACAGCGACGTGCTCACCACCGCGCCGCGCGAGGTCCGCGACGGCGTGCTGCCCGGACTCACCCAGCGCGTGTCCGAGGTGGGCGGTGACCGGCCGGTGTGGCTGGTGCTGGAAGGATTCGGCGGGGCTTCCCTGGACGTACCGGCGGGGGTGAAGGACGTGGTGGTGAACCTGATGGGCCGGCTGGCCGACAACCCGTCGCAGCGACTGGTGCTGGTCGGCTGGGACGAGCCGCCGCCGGAGGGCTTCGAGGCGGCGATCGAGGAGCTGTCGTTCCCGACCGCGTACGACGTGGCCGCGCACTTCACGCCGGAGGGCGCGCAGCCGCCGGACGCGCTGGTCGCGGCCGTGCCGTCGCTGCTCGCGCTGCAACAGGCGCAGGGCCTGCACGGCTATCCGGCCGCGCTCGCCGTGCTGCGCATGCTGGCCGCGGGCGTGGCGCGATGACGCAACCCTCGTCGGAGGCGGCCGCGCTCGCCGCGATCCGCGAGATGTGGGAGGGCCGCTCCGCGGCCGAGCGGTCCGCGTTCGCCTCGTCGCTGGCCGCGCCGCCGCCCGCGGCCGACACCGGCCACGAGGACCACACCGCGAGGGTACGGCGCAGGGCCGCGCTCTCCGGCGCGGCCGACCCGGGCGCGCTGGTGATCGGCCTGGACGCCGCGGACGGCGCGCGCGTGCTGGACCTGCTCGTGCCCGCGTTCGACCGCGCGCACACGGAGGACGGCTGGCGCTGGACCATGCGCAGCGGGCCGCGCCGCGAGACGCTGCACGGGCTCACGCCGGAGGCGCTGGTCGCGGCGCTCGCCGACGTCGGCGACATCCCCACCGACGAGGCCGGCCGCTACCTGCGCCTGCTGGCCGCGCGCGCGATCGGCGCCGCGCGGCCGTCCGTCTCGGCCGAGCTGGGCGCGGCGGCCGGCGTGGTCACCGGCGCCAGCGGCGACTACGCGGCCTCGGTGGCGGGCGCGCTGGCCGGCGCGCTGCCCGAGTCGGTCCCGGAGGAGCCGTCGCCGCGCGTGGTGCTCCAGGCGCTGGCCTGGGCCGAGCCGCTCGGCGGGTTCGCCGGCGACCTCGCGGAGGCCCGGCGGCGGGTCCGCGTGGAGGCGGTGGCGGACAGCTACGGCGCGCTGCTCGGCAACGGGTTCTTCGGGCGGGAGGAGGAACTGCTCCGGCTGCGCGAGTTCGCCTCCGCGCCGATCGCGGTCGCCGGGGACGTACCGGTGCCGCTGCTGCCGGTGGTCGGGCTGGGCGGCTCCGGGAAGTCGACCGCGCTGGCCGCGTTCGCCGAGCCGTACCTGCGGGAGATCCTGCGCCCCGGCTCGACCGGCCCGGTCGTGATCGTCATCGACTTCGACCGGGTGCAGTTCCGCATCGACGCGGAACTCGAACTGTCCTTCGAGGTCACCCGCCAGCTCGGCAACGCGCACCCGGTCGCGGCCGCGGACTTCTCCGCGCTGCGCTACCAGGTGCGCCAGGAGCGCGCGGGCACGGCCCCGGCCCGCTACACCGGCTCGCTCGCGGCCGGCGAGGGCGCGGGCGACGCGACCGCGTTCGAGCGGGACGCGTCACTGCTGGTGCGCATGCACGAGCTGGACTCGCGCGTGGTGCTGCTGATCCTGGACACGTTCGAGGAGTGGCAGCGCGACCGGCCCGACCCGTCCCGCCCACGCCTGCACGACAACGACCCGGAGGCGCGCATCCTCCGCTGGATCGCCCGCCTCCGCGACACCATGGACCTGCGCGGCCTGCGCGTCATCCTGTCCGGCCGCGCCGACGTCGCCATCGACCCGGCCGGCATCACCGGCCGGGTCACCGTCGCGGAGGCCGTCTGCCTCGCCGACCTGGCGCCGGGCGCGGCGGCCCAGCTGCTGGTCGCGCACGGCGTCGCGGACACCCAGGCGCCCGCGCTGGTCGAGCTGATCGGCGGCAACCCGCTCACGCTGCGGGTGGCCGCGCGGTTCTTCGCGCACCTGTCGCCGGCCGAGCGGGACGAGTTCATCGCGGGCAACGCCGCCTCGGTGCGCGGCCTCGACGGCGAGATGCGGCGCGAGGTGCTCTACGAGCGCTTCCTCGGGCACATCCCCGGCCCGCGCGTCCGCCGCCTGGCCCACCCCGGCCTGGTACTGCGGCGGGTGACGCCGGACCTGATCCGCCACGTGCTCGCCCCGCACTGCGGACTCGGCGACGTCACCGACGACGAGGCCGCCGAACTGCTGGAACGCCTCGCCGACGAGGTGTGGCTGGTCAAGCGCGACGGCGACGTGCTCCGGCACCTGCCGGACGTGCGCCGGGCGATGCTGCACCTGATGACCTCCGACCCCGTGCAGGCCGGCGCGCTGGCCGCGATCCACCGCGCGGCCGCCGCCTGGTACCGCGAGGGGCGCGACCTGACCGGCGAGGCCGCGGCCGTCGAGGTGCTCTACCACGAGCTGATGCTGGACGGCGACGAGATCATGGACGCCGGCGACGCGCGGCTGTCCACCCGGCTGGTCGCGCTCGGCGACTCGGTGGCCGACCTGCCCGCGACCAGGGCGGCCGAGGCGCGGGTGCTGCGCGGCGAGCTGCCGCCGCTCGCGGACGTGCTGCCGGTGCGGGACCGGATCTGGGCGCGCTGGGTGGACCGCAAGGGCCGCACGCTGCTCGACAACAACGCGCCCGGCGAGTCACTGGAGTTGCTCGACGCCCGGCCCGTTCCCGCGGAGCCGGTGTGGCTCGCTCAGGCGTTCAACGACCTCGGCCGCTGGGACGACTACCACGCGGCGGCCGCCGCATACGGTTCCGGACGCGCTGCCCCGCACCGCTACCACGTCGTGGCGGCGGTGGTGACCGCGACCGAGGCGTCGATGTTCTCGCAGCCGGACGTGGAGGGCTTGGGCGCCGATGACGAGGCCGACTACAACAGTCACGTCCTGACGCACTATTTCTATCGGCTCCTGCTCCAGCGCCCGGACGACATCGCGGACTGGCGTCGCAGGGATCCACGCCTCGTCCAATTCGCCGAAGGCGTCCCGGCTCACGACAGCACCTTCTCCGACCTCTTCCCGGTGGACGAGTTCCGGAGGACCCTCGTGTGGGTGGTGGCGGGCTGTCCGGCCGGCGCGTTCGTGGCCAACATCGCATGGCCCAACGGTGGCGAGATCGTCTCCCGTAGCGTGATCGAGCGTTCGCCAGGATGGTTGTGGAATCTCCGGGGCGACAACCCTGAACTGCGAGCCGCCGTGCGAACGGCGCTCGTGCGGACGGGAGACCCGGCCCCGCCGGACGCCGACTTCCTCGCCCGGATCGACCGGGACGGCGGCCTCGGCGCCTTCCTGGACACCAGCGTCGCGCGGTGGCCCGAGGCGGCGCTGCTGCGCACCGTCCGGGACGCCTTCCACCGCTGGGACCGGGCCAACAACGACGTGATCGCCGCCGTCATCCGGGACGTCGAGGCGGGCTGGCCCGGCACGTGAGCCCGGTCAGGGGCGGCGGCGGAGCGTGGCCAGCGTGATCGCGGTGAAGAGGAGCGTCACCACGCCCGTGACGATCAGCAGCGCGGTCACGGAGGCGTGACCGGCGGTAGGCGTGTCGACGTCGGCCATCCGGACCGGGACGGCGGTGGGGACGGGCTCGGCGCCGGGGGTCGCGTAGACCGGGTCCTGCCAGCAGGCGAGGAAGAGCAGGACGGCCAGGAACAGCAGGATCGCCCAGCGCACCACGCGGCGCCGGGTCAGGAACGGGCCGGCCTCCGAGGTGGAGGCCGGGATCGCGGGAGACCGGCGCGGGCTCATGGACGGCTACCCGGGGAGCGCGGTCCAGGACTGGTGGAGCAGGCCCTCCGGGTTCTGGAGCGCGAGCACGCGCGCGCCGCCGTACCGCTGCTCGCCCA
It encodes:
- a CDS encoding trypsin-like serine peptidase, whose amino-acid sequence is MTGDPARYLDLISTGGGRQSLAESAATSAGNAAPGARTELVERLEAELAYIETKTGVAPDPVLRDALLARADTALDKLLGDGTAAALTAEDVSGLEAVVVTDGTRPVLFVEDDFVDLLAPSIGDYAAPLSRLAEEVRGVCRSVGRVDDPAAAPLGYQGTAWVVAEGLVATNFHVLQGIAPRGVRRDGQFTGRLNPGVAVHFGHEVGRPWPDRRFPIRRVVSVGREGAPEHVHPVLGGLNFDGLDLAILELEPVPGRAFPPPVPVARGDDPVTRGGLATAGRGVYAVGYPGNEHSTTRELFTRIFAGVKSYKRLAPGRITAAAGELPDDPRGWILTHDVSTLGGNSGSAVVDLDADGRSVLGLHFAGQPERRNWAHAMERITAELTAVLPAAAR
- a CDS encoding trypsin-like serine peptidase, producing MTDAAGLADTVTAGQTDWIVVERVWERVSRAYGVRQPPQTTPDLRDLLADAFTVSAKHGFLDVFAFELIKEGLAGPSLVTRLRAIDENAGRFQLQAFQNGKRHAVNPMMYAEGLLRACDYVCRIDVDGTQAGTGVLVRPTVVATMAHVVWPLLVSTEDTLAAAPDSLRRLEITFRDYVDRAATRLAGETATLHPEWLLYGSPPTESERLAKDVRDIAGIAAPAGPWDLALIRLAAPPKGATQAELMGTPPAGPFEVSLLHHPHGPNPQGEPLLLSDGHLDEQLGDPPVRYLHDVNTLGGSSGAPVFDQRWRIVALHQGGVTGVRNRAVPVRDWSPILDRPLPDGVPYVHVLPRLNNHPVIGRRLTQQRMWRAIRHDAPPVERLFVLRGAPGTGKRFTKLLVREFVERHSDGVVVTLDLANALAQDADGFARWITGALSAPEPALAHSDVLTTAPREVRDGVLPGLTQRVSEVGGDRPVWLVLEGFGGASLDVPAGVKDVVVNLMGRLADNPSQRLVLVGWDEPPPEGFEAAIEELSFPTAYDVAAHFTPEGAQPPDALVAAVPSLLALQQAQGLHGYPAALAVLRMLAAGVAR